The DNA segment AAGAACACGATGTGTTGTTCTCTGATAAGATGGTAATGCCTATCAATCAATGGACGGTTATGTGGTCTTGACACCAACTGAGGCTGTACCAAGGGATGTGGACATGTGATGAACCGGCAACACATGAATCACACCCACATCTCCATCCTTGAGTGCGTCCAAAAAGAACTGGAAGCTGTATGTTGATGCATCGAAGCACCGTGGAGAACAGCGGAAGACGGAAGACGATGCCTGTAACTTAACAGACGGTGTCTCACGCTCTTCGTTAGATAGGACAAGCAAGCATGGACTTAGTGGACGAAAGCAAGAGGTAATGAAGAAGAATGCAACCGCAAACATGAACGAAACGCGAAACAAGAAAGCCTCGATCCCTCATACACTAACAGAGATTTGATGTACTGTACAGAACTCGATTTGCTAGTTTTCTTGGGTAGTAATAATGCGGAGGAGGTGGAGCGGGTTACCTCGAGGGGACGGGATTGAAGGACCGGGCGAAGCCATTGATGGCGCCGTAGCTCTTGGAGCTGAACCACAGGCACCCGAGGAGGCCCTGCCGGTAGGGCAGGAAGGTCCGCCGCCTCATCTCCTCCGCCTGCGCCCGGTTTGTGGTGTAGTGCCGCTCGTGAGCCGATGGCGCCGCCCTCCTCCGTCTCCTGATCCCATTCGCCGGTCTGGGCTGCGGCGCATCGCGCTGCGTCGGGGCCGCGGCTGGCAGCTTCGTCTCCGGGTTCGAGCTCGCAGTGGGTTTCGGCTTGTCCTTGGACCCCGAGAAGGAGATCCCGTGCCAGAACTTGTCCTTTCCGTGGTCGCTCCCCTCGCTCTTGCTCCGGTGGAGGAGACCCTTGAGAAAGATCCACCGCTTCGAACTCCGTCCCGACGAGGAAGACGAGGACGTCGACGACGAAGATGAGGAGCGGGAGGACGCCGACACGGGCGGCGCCGGTGCCTCCTCCGCCTCGATCTGCGTCAGATCTGGGGGCTTCTCGAGATCCTTGCCCCTCTCCTCCCGATCCGTGCCCTGCATCCGCCAACGGAACGGCAGGTTCCTAAGCGGGGAAAGCGATCTGGCCCTCCGATGGACGGACCGGCTCCGGAGCTTCAGGTCCCGCCCTCGGACGCCGATCTCCAGCCCCTCGCGGTTGTACCTCGGGCCATCCTTCTCGTCATCATCCTCCTCTTCGGCGAGATCTGGGAGCGGGGCGAGAGCTTGTGGGCGCTGGAGGTGGGAGGATAGCTTCATGGGGCGGATCTGGCCATTAAGGAAGAGCTCGTCGGCGGAGGCCGCGGTGGAATGGGCGGGGAAGCGGGCGGAGAACTCGAACTCGAAGGAGAAGTCGGTGGAGGCCGGATCCGAGGGCGAGTCGGTGACGGAGTAGGGAGAGGAGAGGACATAATGCATCGGGCTGGAGGGGGCGCTAAAGAAGAAgaggccaccgccgccgccgtaaCCGCCGCGGCCGGGGCTAGAGGGGGCACTGGCGAAGGGGGTGGAGCAGGCGCTCTCGAACTCGTCGCCGTGCCCCTGGCTCGTGGGATCGAGGGAGCCATCGGGCTCGCCATTGCTAGGGTTTTCTGGTTCCATATCGCACAGAGGAGAGGAAACAGTCACGAGGAGGAAGAGAGAACAGACGGTAGGCGTCGGCGTCTTCTCCGACACGCAATCATGGAGGAAGGCGGGGACGGGAGCCTTTTAAAGTCCTCAACAGGCAAGATTGAAGAGCTTTCCCGTGAATGTCCTCCCTACGCCGCCCAAACTCCGAAAGTGCCACTGCCAACACTTCTTTGATAGTAGTAACGCTAAAATAAACCAACAATTCTGTTGCCGCCCTCGGATTCTCTCACTTGCCATAAGATTCGTGCGCATTCCTAAGCGACCGCATCGCGTCGTGCGAATATTCTCACCCACACCTAATCCTTATTTTTCGCTTAAAGGTATATATCACATGAAACGtgagggagggggaggggaagTTGGCCGATTGGTGAGAAGAACATCGGCGGTCCCACGACGAAGGACCACTCGCTGGTATGGGACCGGCAGTGCCAGCCAATAGCTGAGCCGCGGCATCTCGCCACGTGTCCAGGGATCACGTGATCGGTCCGGGAGCGGGACCACCGGCCGTCCCTGGTCCCTCCGTCCGATCGCCAACGTACGGCCAATCTTCCCCGTATCTCACCGGTGACGACAGTTGCTCTCGAGTTGCGCCGAAGCTACGTAGGGCTTCTTCGTGGAGACGACTCACGAGAGCGCTGGGACAATGTGGGTGCGATTACCGCAGGGGTGGGGCGGGCAGTTTCGGTAGAGACGATGTTTGGTGTCAGGGAACGTGGGGTGGTGTCCATTTTCCCAGGCCGTGCCAGGGGCGCATGATGCTGACCTTTTCGTGCTGTGCTGTGCTGCTCTCGATGCAGCGCCTTCACCGTGTTGGTTAATGAACACACAACTACATGTTCTACATATTGTTGACGCCTTTTGACCTGAGCCACCGTCGCACAGGTCGGCTACGTTTCGTTACGATCCGCTTGAAGCGGTCGTAGCGGCAGCGGAGTAGGGGAACTAGGCGTAGCAGAGTGACACTGACGTGTTTGAACTTTGAATCAGTTAGGCGTATTATGGTTGAGCTGCATACATGAGACAGTTGTTCGGCTAGTGGACTGAGAAGAGTACCAGCCAATGGGAAGATGAtggtcgtcaaagaaacaacctGCAACAAAGACGTCATAGGGTGAAGGGAGGAGGGAATAAGGTCCAATCAAGAGGGAAGGATAATGATGGCGTCAGCTAGGGAGGGGCGCCTCGCTACCTTCGCATGGGGAACTAGCGATTTGCATCGAGATTCGTGCATACCTAAACCTTCCTGCTGTCCTTGATCGGACCTCTACCCGACCTACTAACGGATCAATTCTTTCCCAAACCCGCTAAAGCCTACCAACCGAATGGATCAAGAGAAGGGGAGTAATACCTAAACCGTCCTGCTGTCCTTAATCGGACGTCTACCCGACCTACTAACGGATCAAGTCTTTCTCAAACCCGCTAAAGCCTACCAACCCAATGGATCAACAGAAGGGGAGTAATACCTAAACCGTCCTGCTGTCCTTAATCGGACGTCTACCCGACCTACTAACGGATCAAGTCTTTCCCAAACCCGCTAAAGCCTACCAACCGAATGGATCAACAGAAGGGGAGTAATACTTAAACCGTCCTGCTGTCCTTAATCGGACGTCTACCCGACCTACTAACGGATCAA comes from the Musa acuminata AAA Group cultivar baxijiao chromosome BXJ2-8, Cavendish_Baxijiao_AAA, whole genome shotgun sequence genome and includes:
- the LOC135618793 gene encoding uncharacterized protein LOC135618793, which gives rise to MEPENPSNGEPDGSLDPTSQGHGDEFESACSTPFASAPSSPGRGGYGGGGGLFFFSAPSSPMHYVLSSPYSVTDSPSDPASTDFSFEFEFSARFPAHSTAASADELFLNGQIRPMKLSSHLQRPQALAPLPDLAEEEDDDEKDGPRYNREGLEIGVRGRDLKLRSRSVHRRARSLSPLRNLPFRWRMQGTDREERGKDLEKPPDLTQIEAEEAPAPPVSASSRSSSSSSTSSSSSSGRSSKRWIFLKGLLHRSKSEGSDHGKDKFWHGISFSGSKDKPKPTASSNPETKLPAAAPTQRDAPQPRPANGIRRRRRAAPSAHERHYTTNRAQAEEMRRRTFLPYRQGLLGCLWFSSKSYGAINGFARSFNPVPSR